Proteins encoded within one genomic window of Humulus lupulus chromosome 1, drHumLupu1.1, whole genome shotgun sequence:
- the LOC133795970 gene encoding uncharacterized protein LOC133795970 gives MEAAMQCSNALQSMERTLRTTCNATNAKFDNVVKVLDGLVSEYEKSSHGPGKWQKLAMFLQKSLEGPLLDLTKRLIDQVGLEKNTLLLKCRSIKDKLALLNKQLEASDKSKSEYLKRYEESIDEKKQLADEYMARIANLQSDCSSLGER, from the exons ATGGAGGCAGCAATGCAATGTTCAAATGCTTTACAAAGCATGGAAAGGACGCTTAGAACAACTTGCAATGCTACGAATGCTAAGTTCGACAATGTTGTGAAG GTCCTTGATGGTCTTGTATCAGAGTATGAAAAATCAAGTCATGGTCCAGGAAAATGGCAGAAGCTAGCTATGTTCTTACAAAAAAG TTTGGAAGGACCACTACTTGATCTCACCAAGAGATTAATTGACCAAGTTGGATTAGAGAAAAATACACTTCTGTTAAAATGCCGGTCAATCAAAGATAAGTTGGCGTTACTTAACAAGCAGCTGGAAGCAAGTGATAAGTCAAAGTCTGAATATCTGAAACGTTATGAGGAATCTATCGATGAAAAGAAGCAGCTAGCTGATGAATATATGGCTCGTATAGCAAACTTACAGAGTGATTGCAGTTCACTGGGTGAGAGGTAG